One genomic window of Bradyrhizobium sp. B124 includes the following:
- a CDS encoding DUF3124 domain-containing protein yields MTEALAQSPGSIEQNFANSLTAMPSEGLTASGAFYVPVYSSVSMSLGKLRADFSVTLSVHNASETRPLVLKRIAYFDTSGRMVESYLKSPIALKPFATVEVSIATTDTRGGTGANFVVDWAAAGEIAEPAVEALMVGSVGAGHYAFISQGRPIRLTGKN; encoded by the coding sequence ATGACAGAGGCGCTAGCACAATCCCCCGGAAGTATTGAACAAAATTTTGCGAACTCGCTGACCGCGATGCCATCGGAAGGCCTCACCGCCTCCGGTGCATTCTACGTGCCGGTCTATTCCAGCGTGTCGATGAGCCTGGGCAAGCTGAGGGCGGATTTCTCGGTGACGCTGAGCGTGCACAACGCCTCCGAGACCAGGCCCCTGGTGCTGAAGCGGATCGCCTATTTCGACACATCAGGCAGGATGGTGGAGAGCTACCTCAAATCGCCGATCGCGCTAAAACCGTTTGCGACCGTCGAGGTCTCGATCGCCACGACCGATACCCGCGGCGGCACCGGCGCGAATTTCGTGGTCGATTGGGCAGCCGCCGGCGAGATCGCGGAACCGGCGGTCGAGGCATTGATGGTCGGCAGCGTCGGCGCCGGGCACTATGCATTCATCAGCCAGGGCCGCCCGATCCGGCTGACCGGCAAGAACTGA
- a CDS encoding PLP-dependent aminotransferase family protein: MSTSAQFDFTPLLPAGLPAPAARWTGLAKYSFVGGNNDPDQVPVDGLLEAVNAVLKREGRNLATYNLAHGPQGYLPLRQFLTEKLKRDAGIACTPDEIMIVSGSLQALDLVNHTLLAKGDTVLIEQETYQGSLNRLTRLGVNAVGIPLDGDGIRIDALAAALADHKRRGITPKYIYTIPTVQNPTGSILPESRRAEMLKLSREYGVPIFEDDCYADLIWNGERPPAIYAMSKHGGVIHIGSFSKSIAPALRVGFIVAPWEIMSRMLPLKTDAGSGALEQMVLSEYCAPHFATHVPRLTKGLRAKLDTLMEALNEQFGTSAEFEAPKGGIFLWVKLPDHVDTMKLYQAALAAGVSINPGPEWSTSKAHSGSRLRLCFASPSHEQIREGVAVLAEVCRKEFGVPARSSNVEKRG, translated from the coding sequence ATGTCCACCTCAGCCCAGTTCGACTTTACACCGCTGCTTCCGGCCGGCCTGCCTGCGCCGGCCGCGCGCTGGACCGGGCTCGCCAAATACAGCTTCGTCGGCGGCAACAACGATCCCGACCAGGTCCCGGTCGACGGGCTGCTGGAGGCGGTCAACGCCGTGCTGAAGCGCGAGGGCAGGAATCTCGCGACCTACAACCTCGCGCACGGGCCGCAGGGCTATCTGCCGCTGCGCCAGTTCCTGACCGAGAAGCTGAAGCGCGATGCCGGCATTGCCTGCACGCCGGACGAGATCATGATCGTCTCCGGCTCGCTGCAGGCGCTCGACCTGGTCAATCACACCTTGCTCGCCAAGGGCGATACGGTGCTGATCGAGCAGGAGACCTATCAGGGCTCGCTGAACCGGCTGACCCGGCTCGGCGTCAACGCGGTCGGCATTCCCCTTGATGGCGACGGCATCCGGATCGATGCGCTGGCCGCAGCGCTCGCCGATCACAAGCGGCGCGGCATCACCCCGAAATACATCTACACCATCCCGACCGTGCAGAACCCGACCGGCTCGATCCTCCCCGAGAGCCGCCGCGCCGAGATGCTGAAGCTGTCCAGAGAATACGGCGTGCCGATCTTCGAGGACGATTGCTATGCCGATCTGATCTGGAACGGCGAACGGCCGCCGGCGATCTATGCCATGAGCAAGCATGGCGGCGTGATCCATATCGGCTCGTTCTCGAAGTCGATCGCGCCGGCGCTGCGGGTCGGCTTCATCGTCGCGCCCTGGGAAATCATGTCGCGGATGCTGCCGCTGAAGACCGACGCCGGCTCCGGCGCGCTGGAGCAGATGGTGCTCTCGGAATATTGCGCGCCGCATTTTGCGACCCACGTGCCGCGGCTGACCAAGGGCCTGCGCGCCAAGCTCGACACGCTGATGGAGGCGCTGAACGAGCAGTTCGGCACGTCGGCCGAGTTCGAGGCGCCCAAGGGCGGCATCTTCCTCTGGGTCAAGCTGCCCGATCATGTCGACACCATGAAGCTCTACCAGGCGGCGCTCGCCGCCGGGGTCTCGATCAATCCGGGACCGGAATGGTCGACCAGCAAGGCGCATTCCGGCAGCCGGCTCCGCCTCTGCTTCGCCAGCCCCTCGCATGAGCAGATCCGCGAAGGCGTCGCGGTGCTGGCCGAAGTGTGCCGCAAGGAGTTCGGCGTGCCGGCGCGCAGCAGCAATGTGGAGAAGCGCGGCTAG
- a CDS encoding MBL fold metallo-hydrolase: protein MADNDDIPFNRDFPLKPGVVEQVRPGVRRVLCNNPSPFTFTGTVSYIVGQGKVAIIDPGPDDEAHAKALLDAVKGETVTHILVTHTHRDHSPNTPRIKAATGAPVYAEGPHRASRPRFESEKHNPESGADRDFRPDIEVKHGDVIEGSGFALEAVATPGHTANHLAFAWAERSINFVGDHVMGWSTSIVAPPDGSMIDYMASLEQLGQRPEQLYFSGHGPEIPEGPRYVRFLARHRRAREASILHRLGKGEADIPTMVRAIYIGLDPRLANAAGYSVLAHLEDLVARGIVATDGDPVIGGTYRIA, encoded by the coding sequence ATGGCCGACAACGACGACATCCCGTTCAACCGCGATTTTCCGCTGAAGCCCGGCGTGGTCGAACAGGTCCGCCCCGGCGTGCGCCGTGTCCTCTGCAACAATCCGAGCCCGTTCACCTTCACCGGCACGGTCAGCTACATCGTAGGCCAGGGCAAGGTCGCGATCATCGATCCCGGTCCCGACGACGAGGCGCATGCGAAAGCGCTGCTCGATGCGGTCAAGGGCGAGACCGTGACGCATATCCTGGTCACCCATACCCATCGCGACCATTCGCCGAACACGCCGCGGATCAAGGCCGCGACCGGCGCGCCTGTCTATGCCGAGGGGCCGCACCGCGCCTCGCGCCCGCGTTTCGAGAGCGAGAAGCACAATCCGGAATCCGGCGCCGACCGCGATTTCCGGCCCGACATCGAGGTCAAGCACGGCGACGTCATCGAGGGCAGTGGCTTCGCGCTGGAGGCGGTTGCCACCCCCGGCCACACCGCCAATCACCTGGCGTTTGCCTGGGCCGAGCGCAGCATCAATTTCGTCGGCGACCATGTGATGGGCTGGTCGACCTCGATCGTGGCGCCGCCCGACGGTTCGATGATCGACTACATGGCCTCGCTCGAGCAGCTGGGGCAGCGCCCCGAGCAGCTCTATTTCTCCGGCCACGGCCCGGAGATTCCGGAAGGCCCGCGCTACGTCCGTTTCCTGGCGCGGCATCGCCGGGCGCGCGAGGCGTCGATCCTGCATCGCCTCGGCAAGGGCGAGGCGGACATCCCGACCATGGTGCGGGCGATCTATATCGGGCTCGATCCGCGCCTCGCCAATGCCGCCGGCTATTCGGTGCTGGCGCATCTGGAGGATCTGGTCGCGCGCGGCATCGTGGCGACGGATGGCGATCCGGTGATCGGCGGAACGTACCGGATAGCCTGA
- a CDS encoding helix-turn-helix domain-containing protein has protein sequence MILVKDRKSRSSMMSYHEGHVVTGNRSSIDRSVRSSAPGGATFSESDFLLQLGAAVRGARANIGMTRRELARRSGVSQRYIALIESGKGNVSIVLLLRILNAFRSDAPKAA, from the coding sequence TTGATCCTTGTCAAGGACAGGAAATCCCGCTCGTCGATGATGAGCTATCATGAGGGGCATGTCGTGACCGGGAATCGTTCCTCCATAGACCGATCGGTACGTTCTTCCGCGCCTGGCGGTGCGACGTTTTCCGAAAGCGATTTCCTCCTGCAGCTGGGCGCGGCTGTGCGCGGGGCACGGGCGAATATCGGTATGACACGTCGCGAGCTCGCCCGCCGATCCGGCGTGTCGCAGCGCTACATTGCTCTCATAGAATCGGGCAAGGGCAACGTCTCGATCGTGCTGCTGCTGCGCATTTTGAACGCGTTCCGCAGTGACGCGCCCAAAGCGGCCTGA
- a CDS encoding cation:proton antiporter, producing MHELIRDITLCILFAWGIGLLAHFSRQPLILAYLIAGFFIGPFGMGWIKSQESISVISELGLIFMLFMIGLEIDLKKIIRAGKVILFAGAGELIGGCLIGVAFFAGIGLAIGGGKFDAVYLCVACALSSTVIIVKVLYEKRELDTLPGRITLGVLVLQDIFAILFLAVQPSLDNLQISVVLLSIARVAVLVATALVLSRYVLPRLFHQIARRPELVLLGALAWCFLIGEIAERLHLSREMGSLVAGVSISTFPYALDVTAKVTTLRDFFITLFFVALGMTIPIPGLQVIWLALVIAAFTVASRLVTTFTPLYLMKQGLRASLLPAINLAQISEFSLVVIQTGVAANHIGTETANAVSFAFVVLAVLSTFAMARSDQIVRGLIGPLKRIGLRDLDHQREGGGGSGQEGSQEEGHGEIRRIVILGFFRAASALISQIERQNQSLLEQISVIDFNPLVFRTLSDRGMHVIYGDISNVDTLVHAGIGKAEIIILSVPDFLLVGADNEKLVRHVRALNPTAKVVATADLLTGVEDLYTAGADYVTVTRLSDAGELYSVIEAADAGLLDDKRAELDAQLSDRREVLP from the coding sequence ATGCATGAACTCATTCGCGATATCACGCTCTGTATCCTGTTTGCCTGGGGGATTGGGCTGCTCGCCCATTTCTCCCGGCAACCGCTGATACTGGCCTACCTTATCGCCGGCTTTTTCATTGGTCCATTCGGCATGGGCTGGATCAAGTCCCAGGAGTCGATCAGCGTCATCTCCGAGCTCGGCCTGATCTTCATGCTGTTCATGATCGGGCTGGAAATCGACCTCAAGAAGATCATCCGTGCCGGCAAGGTCATCCTGTTCGCCGGCGCCGGCGAGCTGATCGGCGGCTGCCTGATCGGCGTGGCGTTCTTTGCCGGGATCGGGCTTGCGATTGGCGGCGGCAAGTTCGATGCGGTCTATCTCTGCGTCGCCTGCGCGCTGTCCTCGACCGTGATCATCGTCAAGGTGCTCTACGAGAAGCGCGAGCTGGATACGTTGCCGGGCCGCATCACGCTCGGCGTGCTGGTGCTGCAGGACATCTTCGCGATCCTGTTCCTGGCCGTGCAGCCGAGCCTGGACAATCTGCAGATCAGCGTCGTGCTGCTGTCGATTGCCCGCGTCGCGGTGCTGGTCGCGACCGCGCTAGTGCTCAGCCGCTACGTGCTGCCGCGGCTGTTCCATCAGATCGCGCGCCGGCCCGAACTCGTGCTGCTCGGCGCGCTCGCCTGGTGCTTCCTGATCGGCGAGATCGCCGAGCGGCTGCATCTGTCGCGTGAGATGGGCTCGCTGGTCGCCGGCGTCTCGATCTCGACCTTTCCCTACGCGCTCGACGTTACTGCCAAAGTCACGACACTGCGGGATTTCTTCATCACGCTGTTTTTCGTCGCGCTCGGCATGACGATCCCGATCCCAGGCTTACAGGTGATCTGGCTCGCGCTTGTGATCGCGGCCTTTACCGTGGCGAGTCGCCTGGTCACGACGTTCACGCCGCTCTATCTGATGAAGCAGGGGCTGCGCGCCAGCCTGCTGCCGGCGATCAATCTGGCACAGATTTCCGAGTTCTCGCTGGTGGTGATCCAGACCGGCGTCGCCGCCAACCATATCGGGACCGAAACCGCGAATGCGGTCTCGTTCGCCTTCGTGGTGCTGGCGGTGCTCTCGACCTTCGCGATGGCCCGCAGCGATCAGATCGTACGCGGCCTGATCGGTCCGTTGAAGCGGATCGGGCTGCGTGATCTCGACCATCAACGCGAGGGCGGCGGCGGGTCCGGGCAGGAGGGCAGCCAAGAGGAGGGACATGGCGAGATCCGCCGCATCGTCATCCTCGGCTTTTTCCGTGCCGCGAGCGCGCTGATCAGCCAGATCGAGCGGCAGAACCAGTCGCTGCTCGAGCAGATCAGCGTCATCGACTTCAACCCGCTGGTGTTCCGCACGCTGTCCGACCGCGGCATGCACGTGATCTATGGCGACATCAGCAACGTCGATACGCTGGTTCATGCCGGCATCGGCAAGGCCGAGATCATCATCCTGAGCGTACCGGATTTCCTCTTGGTCGGCGCCGACAATGAGAAGCTGGTGCGCCACGTCCGCGCCCTGAATCCGACCGCGAAGGTTGTTGCCACCGCCGATCTCCTGACCGGTGTCGAGGACCTCTACACGGCTGGCGCCGACTACGTGACGGTGACCCGGCTCAGCGACGCCGGTGAGCTCTATTCGGTGATCGAGGCCGCCGACGCCGGGCTGCTCGACGACAAGCGCGCCGAGCTGGACGCCCAGCTCAGCGACCGGCGCGAGGTGCTGCCGTAG
- the ribB gene encoding 3,4-dihydroxy-2-butanone-4-phosphate synthase, with amino-acid sequence MADTIQEVLQAFAKGELVVVTDDDDREGEGDLIVAASFCTAEKMAFIIRHTSGIVCAPITTEDARRLRLDPMVAHNESNHTTAFTVSIDYKPDGGTGISAEERASCCRALANPNAGANDFARPGHIFPLIARDGGVLLRSGHTEAAVDLCRLSGLPPVGVISELMNDDGTVMKGEQVAKFAAAHKLRHVTIADMIAYRQAREKLIERVATFTTESPIGPLQGYAYRSPFDEIMHAAFVYNGIGDGRDVLTRLHKPNIVTDLFTGPARMEAVLRHFKDAGRGVLVYLRDGAAGVPVQPVSEQKSAEADRNKQWREVGVGAQILRDLGITSIRHLTSSVHDYKGLSGFGIEIVSNERLEC; translated from the coding sequence ATGGCCGATACGATCCAGGAAGTGCTGCAAGCCTTTGCGAAGGGCGAACTCGTCGTCGTCACCGACGATGACGATCGGGAAGGCGAGGGCGATTTGATCGTCGCGGCGTCGTTCTGCACGGCGGAAAAGATGGCCTTCATCATTCGCCACACCTCCGGCATCGTGTGCGCGCCGATCACCACCGAGGACGCCCGCCGGCTGCGGCTCGACCCGATGGTGGCGCACAACGAGTCCAACCACACCACCGCCTTCACCGTCTCGATCGACTACAAGCCCGATGGCGGCACCGGTATCTCGGCCGAGGAACGCGCCTCCTGCTGCCGCGCGCTCGCCAATCCCAACGCCGGCGCCAACGATTTTGCGCGCCCCGGCCACATCTTCCCGCTGATCGCGCGCGACGGCGGCGTGCTGCTGCGCTCCGGTCACACCGAGGCTGCGGTCGATCTGTGCCGGCTCTCCGGCCTGCCGCCGGTCGGCGTCATCAGCGAGCTGATGAACGACGATGGAACCGTGATGAAGGGCGAGCAGGTCGCGAAATTCGCCGCCGCCCACAAGCTCAGGCATGTCACGATAGCGGACATGATCGCCTATCGCCAGGCGCGCGAGAAGCTGATCGAGCGGGTCGCGACCTTCACCACCGAAAGCCCGATCGGCCCCCTGCAAGGCTATGCCTATCGCTCGCCCTTCGACGAGATCATGCATGCCGCCTTCGTCTATAACGGCATCGGGGATGGCCGGGACGTGCTGACCCGGCTGCACAAGCCCAATATCGTGACAGACCTCTTCACTGGACCGGCGCGGATGGAAGCCGTGTTGCGGCACTTCAAGGATGCCGGCCGCGGCGTGCTGGTCTATCTGCGCGACGGTGCCGCCGGTGTTCCGGTCCAGCCGGTGAGCGAGCAGAAATCGGCGGAGGCCGATCGCAACAAGCAATGGCGCGAGGTCGGCGTCGGCGCACAGATCCTGCGCGATCTCGGCATCACCTCGATCCGCCACCTGACCTCTTCGGTGCACGACTACAAGGGTTTGTCCGGTTTCGGCATCGAGATCGTGTCGAACGAGAGGCTGGAGTGCTAG
- the hpaD gene encoding 3,4-dihydroxyphenylacetate 2,3-dioxygenase, giving the protein MGELVLAAKVSHVPSLMLSERPDHPLHDARAGAVAALHELGRRARERGVSTFVVFDTHWLSNFGYHVNANTRHRGSFTSHEAPQMIKDLRYDWPGNTALAEAIAREAAGDGLNVMAHRVESLGLEYGTIVPMHYLNQDGSAKVVSVASPLFTSIEESRLLGEATRRAVALSGERVALLASGSLSHRLLPNKQLGPEAWTSIASEFNRQVDLRVLELWQQRRYREFLDMLPDYATRCNGEGGMADTIMLFAALGWYDFRGAAEQLCDYFPSSGSGQVHVEFHLTA; this is encoded by the coding sequence ATGGGTGAACTCGTTCTTGCTGCCAAGGTCAGCCACGTACCGTCCCTGATGCTGTCGGAACGCCCGGATCACCCGCTGCATGACGCGCGGGCCGGCGCGGTCGCGGCATTGCATGAGCTCGGCCGGCGCGCCAGAGAACGCGGCGTGTCCACCTTCGTGGTGTTCGATACCCATTGGCTGTCCAATTTCGGCTACCACGTCAACGCCAATACCCGGCATCGCGGCTCGTTCACGAGCCACGAGGCACCGCAGATGATCAAGGACCTGCGCTACGACTGGCCGGGGAATACCGCGCTTGCGGAAGCGATTGCACGCGAGGCGGCAGGCGACGGCCTCAATGTGATGGCGCACCGGGTCGAAAGCCTCGGTCTTGAATACGGCACCATCGTCCCGATGCACTACCTGAACCAAGATGGCTCGGCCAAGGTCGTGTCCGTCGCATCGCCGCTCTTCACGTCGATCGAGGAAAGCAGGCTGCTCGGCGAGGCGACCCGCCGTGCGGTCGCGCTGTCCGGCGAGCGGGTCGCGCTGCTCGCCAGCGGATCGCTGTCGCATCGGCTATTGCCGAACAAGCAGCTCGGGCCCGAAGCCTGGACGTCGATCGCCAGTGAATTCAACCGCCAGGTCGATCTGCGCGTTCTCGAGCTGTGGCAGCAGCGCCGTTACCGGGAGTTCCTCGACATGCTCCCGGATTACGCCACGAGGTGTAACGGCGAGGGCGGAATGGCCGATACCATCATGCTGTTTGCCGCGCTGGGCTGGTACGATTTTCGTGGCGCCGCCGAGCAACTCTGCGACTACTTCCCGTCGAGCGGCAGCGGCCAGGTGCATGTGGAATTTCACCTGACCGCGTGA
- a CDS encoding acyl-CoA dehydrogenase — MSVRPQAKDKPAAASFQWDDPFLLDDQLTEDERLIRDTARAYAQDKLLPRVTKAYLEEKTDREIFNEMGELGLIGVTLPEEYGCANASYVAYGLVAREIERVDSGYRSMNSVQSSLVMYPIYAYGDENQRKKYLPKLATGEWVGCFGLTEPDAGSDPGGMKTRAEKVADGYKLNGAKMWISNAPIADVFVVWAKSAAHDNQIRGFILEKGMKGLSAPKIGGKLSLRASITGEIVLDNVVVPESALLPNVSGLKGPFGCLNRARYGISWGALGAAEDCMHRARQYTLDRKQFGRPLAATQLVQKKLADMETEIALGLQASLRVGRLMDEGKMAPEMISIVKRNNCGKSLDIARMARDMHGGNGIQIEYHVMRHAANLETVNTYEGTHDVHALILGRAITGIQAFS, encoded by the coding sequence ATGAGCGTGCGCCCCCAGGCCAAGGACAAGCCGGCTGCCGCCAGCTTCCAGTGGGATGATCCGTTCCTGCTCGACGACCAGCTCACCGAAGACGAGCGCCTGATCCGCGACACGGCGCGGGCCTATGCCCAGGACAAGCTGTTGCCGCGGGTCACCAAGGCCTATCTGGAAGAGAAGACCGACCGCGAGATCTTCAACGAGATGGGCGAGCTCGGCCTGATCGGCGTGACGCTGCCCGAGGAATATGGCTGTGCCAATGCGAGCTACGTGGCCTATGGCCTGGTGGCGCGCGAGATCGAGCGCGTCGATAGCGGCTATCGCTCGATGAACTCGGTGCAGTCGTCGCTGGTGATGTATCCGATCTACGCCTATGGCGACGAGAACCAGCGCAAGAAGTATCTCCCCAAGCTCGCGACCGGCGAATGGGTCGGCTGCTTCGGCCTGACCGAGCCGGACGCCGGTTCCGATCCCGGCGGCATGAAGACTCGTGCCGAGAAGGTGGCCGACGGCTACAAGCTCAACGGCGCCAAGATGTGGATCTCGAATGCGCCGATCGCCGACGTGTTCGTGGTGTGGGCCAAGTCGGCCGCCCATGACAACCAGATCCGCGGCTTCATCCTGGAGAAGGGCATGAAGGGCCTGTCGGCGCCGAAGATCGGCGGCAAGCTCTCGCTGCGTGCCTCGATCACCGGCGAGATCGTGCTCGACAACGTCGTGGTGCCGGAAAGCGCACTGCTGCCCAACGTCTCCGGCCTCAAGGGCCCGTTCGGCTGCCTCAACCGCGCCCGCTACGGCATCTCCTGGGGCGCGCTCGGCGCCGCCGAGGACTGCATGCACCGCGCACGTCAGTACACGCTCGACCGCAAGCAGTTTGGCCGCCCGCTCGCCGCCACCCAGCTGGTGCAGAAGAAGCTCGCCGATATGGAGACCGAGATCGCGCTCGGCCTGCAGGCCTCGTTGCGCGTCGGCCGCCTGATGGACGAGGGCAAGATGGCGCCCGAGATGATCTCGATCGTCAAGCGCAACAATTGCGGCAAGTCGCTCGACATCGCCCGCATGGCGCGCGACATGCACGGCGGCAACGGCATCCAGATCGAGTATCACGTGATGCGTCACGCCGCGAACCTCGAGACAGTGAACACCTATGAGGGCACGCACGACGTCCATGCGCTGATCCTCGGCCGCGCGATCACCGGCATCCAGGCGTTCTCTTAA
- a CDS encoding DUF1499 domain-containing protein yields the protein MARRFSAPYQQEPVSGLATWSRNLAIFSVVAVVVSIIIVRFGFLEVKPALATFFGALGLAGLSILLGLAAFAAIWQNGTRGMGRILLAFLIDAAILGYPAYLTYQYRKLPRIYDVTTDAIDPPKFEALARLRTGEGTNPAAYAGLYSAEKQRAAYPDIETVELETPVDRAYEMTLRLVNRRKWLVIDARAPQPPRRIGRIEAVARTPIMGFREDVSIRVTPDDEDSRVDIRSASRYFDADLGSNAARVKKLIEDLNSAADNENAKPAKKAAPVAPKAPPAKSVKK from the coding sequence ATGGCGCGCAGGTTTTCCGCTCCCTACCAGCAGGAGCCCGTGTCCGGTCTCGCCACCTGGTCGCGCAACCTCGCCATCTTCTCCGTCGTCGCGGTGGTGGTCTCGATCATCATCGTTCGCTTCGGGTTCCTGGAGGTCAAACCGGCGCTGGCCACCTTCTTCGGCGCGCTGGGCCTGGCCGGCCTGTCGATCCTGCTTGGGCTGGCCGCCTTCGCCGCGATCTGGCAGAACGGCACCCGCGGCATGGGCCGGATCCTGCTCGCGTTCCTGATCGACGCCGCGATCCTCGGCTACCCGGCCTATCTCACCTATCAGTACCGCAAGCTGCCGCGGATCTACGACGTCACCACCGACGCGATCGACCCGCCGAAATTCGAGGCGCTGGCGCGGCTGCGCACCGGCGAAGGCACCAACCCGGCCGCCTATGCCGGCCTCTATTCGGCCGAGAAGCAGCGCGCCGCCTATCCCGATATCGAAACCGTCGAACTGGAAACCCCGGTCGACCGTGCCTATGAGATGACCTTGCGGCTGGTGAACCGCCGCAAATGGCTCGTCATCGACGCACGCGCGCCGCAGCCGCCGCGCCGGATCGGCCGCATCGAGGCGGTGGCCCGCACGCCGATCATGGGCTTCCGCGAGGACGTCTCGATCCGGGTCACGCCCGACGACGAGGATTCGCGCGTCGATATCCGCTCCGCCTCGCGCTATTTCGACGCCGATCTCGGCAGCAATGCCGCGCGCGTCAAGAAGCTGATCGAGGACCTCAACTCCGCCGCCGACAACGAAAACGCCAAGCCGGCGAAGAAGGCGGCCCCGGTCGCGCCGAAGGCGCCGCCGGCGAAGTCGGTGAAGAAGTGA
- a CDS encoding fatty-acid--CoA ligase yields the protein MLGLMQDWPLLCHKIIEHAAKYHGTQEVVTRSVEGPIHRTNYAQIHARALKVSQSLERDGIKLGDRVATIAWNTWRHLEVWYGIMGIGAICHTVNPRLFPEQIAWIVNHAQDRIVITDLTFVPVLEKIASQLPSVERYVVLTDKAHMPQTTLKNAVAYEDWIAASDGKFEWKTFDENTAAAMCYTSGTTGDPKGVLYSHRSNVLHALMANSKDALGTSASDTMLPVVPLFHANSWGIAFSAPSMGTKLVMPGPKLDGASVYELLSTEKVTHTAGVPTVWLMLLQYMAANNVKLPDLQMVICGGSAMPRSMIKAFLDMGSQVRHAWGMTEMSPLGTLATLKPPFNTRTGEERLDILQTQGYPPFGVEMKITDDAGKELPWDGKTFGRLKVSGPAIAKAYFRVDSNILDDAGFFDTGDVSTMDEHGYMRITDRSKDVIKSGGEWISSIDLENLAVGHPAVAEAAVIGVHHPKWDERPLLIVQLKQGESATREDILKFMDGKIAKWWMPDDVAFVDGIPHTATGKILKTALRDQFKDYTFPTAAA from the coding sequence CTCGCAGAGCCTGGAACGCGACGGCATCAAGCTCGGCGATCGCGTCGCCACCATCGCCTGGAACACCTGGCGCCACCTCGAGGTCTGGTACGGCATCATGGGGATCGGCGCGATCTGCCATACGGTCAATCCACGACTGTTTCCGGAACAGATCGCCTGGATCGTCAACCACGCCCAGGACCGCATCGTCATCACCGACCTCACCTTCGTTCCGGTGCTGGAGAAGATCGCCAGCCAGCTGCCGAGCGTCGAGCGCTACGTGGTGCTGACCGACAAGGCGCACATGCCGCAGACCACGCTGAAGAACGCGGTCGCCTATGAGGACTGGATCGCGGCATCCGACGGCAAGTTCGAGTGGAAGACCTTCGACGAGAACACCGCCGCAGCGATGTGCTACACCTCCGGCACGACGGGCGATCCCAAGGGTGTGCTCTATTCGCACCGGTCCAACGTGTTGCACGCGCTGATGGCCAACTCGAAGGACGCGCTCGGCACCTCCGCGTCGGACACAATGCTTCCGGTGGTGCCCTTGTTCCATGCCAACAGCTGGGGCATCGCGTTCTCCGCACCGTCGATGGGCACCAAGCTGGTGATGCCCGGCCCGAAGCTCGATGGCGCCTCGGTGTACGAGCTGCTGTCGACCGAGAAGGTCACCCATACCGCGGGTGTCCCGACGGTGTGGCTGATGCTGCTGCAATACATGGCGGCCAACAATGTCAAGCTGCCGGATCTGCAGATGGTGATCTGCGGCGGTTCGGCGATGCCGCGCTCGATGATCAAGGCGTTCCTCGACATGGGCAGCCAGGTGCGCCACGCCTGGGGCATGACCGAGATGAGCCCGCTCGGCACGCTGGCCACGCTGAAGCCGCCATTCAACACGCGCACCGGCGAGGAGCGGCTCGACATCCTGCAGACCCAGGGCTACCCGCCGTTCGGCGTGGAGATGAAGATCACCGACGATGCCGGCAAGGAGCTGCCGTGGGACGGCAAGACCTTCGGCCGTCTCAAGGTCTCTGGCCCCGCGATCGCAAAAGCCTACTTCCGGGTCGATAGCAACATCCTCGACGATGCCGGCTTTTTCGACACCGGCGACGTCTCGACGATGGACGAGCACGGCTACATGCGGATCACCGACCGCTCCAAGGACGTGATCAAGTCCGGCGGCGAATGGATCTCCTCGATCGATCTCGAGAACCTCGCGGTCGGCCACCCGGCGGTCGCGGAAGCGGCCGTGATCGGCGTCCATCACCCCAAATGGGACGAGCGGCCGCTGCTGATCGTGCAGCTCAAGCAGGGCGAGAGCGCCACCCGCGAGGACATCCTGAAATTCATGGACGGCAAGATCGCCAAATGGTGGATGCCCGACGACGTCGCTTTCGTCGACGGCATCCCCCACACCGCGACCGGCAAGATCCTGAAGACCGCGCTGCGCGACCAGTTCAAGGATTACACCTTCCCGACCGCCGCGGCGTAG